From Micromonospora nigra, one genomic window encodes:
- the meaB gene encoding methylmalonyl Co-A mutase-associated GTPase MeaB, giving the protein MTNPVDHAPATATVPVRRSRDVPLLVERARAGDPRAVARLITLVESGDETLPRIAAALAPYAGQAQVVGLTGSPGVGKSTTTNELVRALRARGHRVGVLAIDPSSPFTGGAILGDRVRMQDHATDPGVYIRSMSSRGHLGGLSAATPQAVRVLEGAGCDVVLVETVGVGQAEVEVASLADTTLVLLAPGMGDAIQAVKAGILEIADVFVVNKADRDGADATVRDIQGMIALGERGPGQWRPQVVRAVAARGEGIDDIAAAIDKHRGWLVEHGELRRRQEARAAAEVEAIALGALRARIGSLREGTHLPALAARVAEGALDPYAAADELLAAIAPEASTPDP; this is encoded by the coding sequence GTGACCAACCCCGTCGACCACGCCCCGGCCACGGCCACCGTTCCGGTGCGTCGCAGCCGGGACGTACCCCTGCTGGTGGAACGGGCCCGGGCGGGCGACCCCCGGGCGGTGGCCCGGCTGATCACCCTGGTCGAGTCCGGCGACGAGACGCTGCCGCGCATCGCGGCGGCGCTCGCGCCCTATGCGGGGCAGGCCCAGGTGGTCGGTCTGACCGGATCCCCCGGGGTGGGCAAGTCGACCACCACCAACGAGCTGGTGCGGGCCCTGCGCGCCCGCGGCCACCGGGTCGGCGTGCTGGCCATCGACCCGTCGAGCCCGTTCACCGGCGGGGCGATCCTCGGTGACCGGGTCCGGATGCAGGACCACGCCACCGACCCCGGGGTCTACATTCGCTCCATGTCCAGCCGGGGCCACCTCGGCGGGCTGTCGGCGGCCACCCCGCAGGCGGTGCGGGTGCTGGAGGGTGCCGGCTGCGACGTGGTGCTCGTGGAGACCGTCGGGGTGGGGCAGGCCGAGGTCGAGGTCGCCTCCCTCGCGGACACCACGCTGGTGCTGCTCGCCCCCGGCATGGGCGACGCGATCCAGGCGGTCAAGGCGGGGATCCTGGAGATCGCCGACGTGTTCGTGGTCAACAAGGCCGACCGGGACGGCGCCGACGCCACGGTGCGCGACATCCAGGGCATGATCGCCCTGGGTGAGCGTGGGCCGGGGCAGTGGCGACCGCAGGTGGTCCGCGCGGTCGCGGCCCGGGGCGAGGGGATCGACGACATCGCCGCCGCGATCGACAAGCACCGGGGCTGGCTGGTCGAGCACGGCGAGCTGCGCCGCCGGCAGGAGGCGCGGGCCGCCGCCGAGGTCGAGGCCATCGCGCTCGGTGCCCTTCGCGCCCGGATCGGTTCGCTGCGTGAGGGTACGCACCTGCCGGCCCTCGCCGCGCGGGTCGCCGAGGGTGCCCTCGACCCGTACGCGGCGGCCGACGAACTGCTCGCCGCCATCGCCCCTGAGGCGTCCACACCGGACCCGTGA
- a CDS encoding acetyl-CoA C-acetyltransferase, with the protein MASVIVSGARTPMGRLLGNLKDLPATKLGGVAIKAALERAGVAPDQVQYVIMGQVLQAGAGQIPARQAAVEAGIPMSVPALTINKVCLSGLDAIALADQLIRAGEFDVVVAGGMESMTNAPHLLLGQRGGYKYGDVVVKDHMALDGLSDAWDCCSMGESTERHGARHGISRQEQDEFAATSHQRAAAAQKNGHFADEITPVVIPQRKGDPLVISEDEGIRPDTTAESLGRLRPAFASDGTITAGSSSPISDGAAAVVVMSKAKAKELGLAWLAEIGAHGNVAGPDNSLHSQPANAITHALRKGGLGIEDLDLIEINEAFAQVGIQSTRDLGVSPDKVNVNGGAIALGHPIGMSGARLVLTLALELQRRGGGTGAAALCGGGGQGDALIIHVPAGAESGQ; encoded by the coding sequence ATGGCTTCGGTGATCGTCAGCGGCGCGCGGACCCCGATGGGGCGCCTGCTGGGCAACCTCAAGGATCTTCCGGCGACGAAGCTCGGCGGTGTGGCGATCAAGGCCGCCCTGGAGCGTGCCGGCGTCGCCCCCGACCAGGTGCAGTACGTGATCATGGGGCAGGTGCTCCAGGCCGGTGCGGGGCAGATCCCGGCCCGTCAGGCGGCCGTCGAGGCGGGCATCCCGATGTCGGTGCCGGCCCTGACCATCAACAAGGTGTGCCTGTCCGGCCTCGACGCGATCGCCCTGGCCGACCAACTGATCCGGGCCGGCGAGTTCGACGTCGTGGTCGCCGGCGGCATGGAGTCGATGACCAACGCCCCGCACCTGCTGCTCGGTCAGCGTGGCGGCTACAAGTACGGCGACGTCGTGGTGAAGGACCACATGGCCCTCGACGGCCTCAGCGACGCCTGGGACTGCTGCTCGATGGGTGAGTCCACCGAGCGGCACGGCGCGCGGCACGGGATCAGCCGGCAGGAGCAGGACGAGTTCGCCGCCACCAGCCACCAGCGGGCCGCCGCGGCGCAGAAGAACGGCCACTTCGCCGACGAGATCACCCCGGTGGTCATCCCGCAGCGCAAGGGCGACCCGCTGGTGATCAGCGAGGACGAGGGCATCCGGCCGGACACCACCGCCGAGTCGCTCGGCAGGTTGCGCCCCGCGTTCGCCTCCGACGGCACCATCACCGCCGGCAGCTCGTCGCCGATCTCCGACGGTGCCGCCGCCGTGGTCGTGATGAGCAAGGCCAAGGCCAAGGAGCTGGGGCTGGCCTGGCTGGCCGAGATCGGTGCGCACGGCAACGTCGCCGGCCCGGACAACTCCCTGCACTCGCAGCCGGCCAACGCCATCACCCACGCGCTGCGCAAGGGCGGGCTGGGCATCGAGGACCTCGACCTGATCGAGATCAACGAGGCGTTCGCCCAGGTCGGTATCCAGTCCACCCGTGACCTCGGGGTCAGCCCGGACAAGGTCAACGTCAACGGCGGCGCGATCGCGCTGGGCCACCCGATCGGCATGTCCGGTGCCCGCCTGGTGCTGACTCTCGCGCTGGAACTCCAGCGCCGGGGCGGCGGCACCGGCGCGGCGGCGCTGTGCGGCGGCGGCGGGCAGGGCGACGCCCTGATCATCCACGTGCCGGCGGGTGCCGAGAGCGGGCAGTGA
- the mce gene encoding methylmalonyl-CoA epimerase has protein sequence MAENSPVEPAADFVTDVGLRRIDHVGVAVVDLDAAIDFYQRTFGMRCVHTETNTEQGVREAMLAVGPTAEGGFVQLLAPLTPESTIAKFLNRNGPGVQQVAYTVADIDVACAALRERGMRLLYEAPKRGTAGSRVNFVHPKDAGGVLVELVEPAADH, from the coding sequence ATGGCTGAGAACTCCCCCGTCGAGCCCGCTGCCGACTTTGTCACAGACGTCGGACTGCGTCGCATCGACCACGTCGGTGTCGCGGTCGTCGACCTGGACGCTGCGATCGACTTCTACCAGCGGACGTTCGGGATGCGCTGCGTCCACACCGAGACCAACACCGAGCAGGGCGTCCGTGAGGCGATGCTGGCGGTGGGACCGACGGCCGAGGGCGGCTTCGTGCAACTGCTCGCCCCGCTGACGCCGGAGAGCACCATCGCCAAGTTCCTCAACCGCAACGGTCCGGGCGTGCAGCAGGTGGCGTACACGGTCGCCGACATCGACGTCGCCTGCGCGGCGCTGCGCGAGCGCGGGATGCGCCTGCTGTACGAGGCCCCGAAGCGGGGCACCGCCGGGTCGCGGGTCAACTTCGTCCACCCGAAGGACGCCGGGGGCGTGCTGGTCGAACTGGTGGAGCCGGCCGCCGACCACTGA
- the ccrA gene encoding crotonyl-CoA carboxylase/reductase translates to MQDILEAIMSAEGSSDPGRELAGIAGLPVPESYRGVVVRAEDTRMFDGLTTREKDPRKALHLQEVPTPQLGPGEALVAVMASAINYNTVWTSIFEPLSTFKFLQRYGRTSELASRHDLPYHVVGSDAAGVVLRVGPGVSRWKPGDEVVAHCLSVELEDAAGHDDTMLDPQQRIWGFETNFGGLAELAVVKANQLMPKPAHLSWEEAASPGLVNSTAYRQLVSHHGANMKQGDVVLIWGASGGLGSYATQMALVGGAIPVCVVSSPEKAELCRKMGAELVIDRSAEGFRFWKDEQTQDQDEWRRFGERIRELTGGEDPDIVFEHPGRETFGASVYVTKRGGTIVTCASTSGFLHQYDNRYLWMHLKRIVGSHFANYREAWEANRLVALGKVHPTVSRTYPLEQTGQAAYEVHRNAHQGKVGVRCLAPTDGLGVRDPERRARHESAINRFRGR, encoded by the coding sequence GTGCAGGACATCCTCGAAGCGATCATGTCGGCGGAGGGGTCGTCGGACCCCGGTCGGGAGTTGGCCGGCATCGCCGGCCTGCCGGTACCGGAGAGCTACCGGGGTGTCGTGGTACGCGCCGAGGACACCCGGATGTTCGACGGCCTGACCACCCGCGAGAAGGACCCGCGCAAGGCGCTGCACCTGCAGGAGGTGCCGACCCCACAGCTCGGCCCGGGTGAGGCCCTCGTCGCCGTGATGGCCAGCGCGATCAACTACAACACCGTGTGGACCAGCATCTTCGAGCCGCTGTCCACCTTCAAGTTCCTCCAGCGCTACGGCCGCACCTCGGAGCTGGCCAGCCGGCACGACCTGCCGTACCACGTGGTCGGCTCGGACGCCGCCGGCGTGGTCCTGCGGGTCGGCCCCGGCGTCAGCCGCTGGAAGCCCGGCGACGAGGTGGTGGCCCACTGCCTGTCGGTGGAGCTGGAGGACGCGGCCGGCCACGACGACACCATGCTCGACCCGCAGCAGCGGATCTGGGGCTTCGAGACCAACTTCGGCGGCCTGGCCGAACTGGCCGTGGTCAAGGCCAACCAGCTGATGCCCAAGCCGGCCCACCTGAGCTGGGAGGAGGCGGCCAGCCCCGGCCTGGTCAACTCCACGGCGTACCGACAGCTCGTCTCCCACCACGGCGCGAACATGAAGCAGGGTGACGTGGTGCTGATCTGGGGCGCCTCCGGCGGCCTGGGCAGTTACGCCACCCAGATGGCGCTCGTCGGCGGGGCGATCCCGGTCTGCGTGGTCTCCTCGCCGGAGAAGGCCGAACTGTGCCGGAAGATGGGCGCCGAGCTGGTCATCGACCGGTCGGCGGAGGGCTTCCGGTTCTGGAAGGACGAGCAGACCCAGGACCAGGACGAGTGGCGCCGCTTCGGCGAGCGGATCAGGGAGCTGACCGGCGGCGAGGACCCGGACATCGTCTTCGAGCACCCGGGCCGGGAGACCTTCGGCGCGAGTGTCTACGTGACCAAGCGCGGCGGCACGATCGTCACCTGCGCCTCCACCAGCGGCTTCCTCCACCAGTACGACAACCGCTACCTGTGGATGCACCTCAAGCGCATCGTGGGCAGCCACTTCGCCAACTACCGCGAGGCGTGGGAGGCGAACCGGCTGGTGGCCCTGGGGAAGGTCCACCCGACGGTGTCGAGGACGTACCCGCTGGAGCAGACCGGCCAGGCCGCGTACGAGGTGCACCGCAACGCGCACCAGGGCAAGGTCGGCGTACGCTGCCTGGCCCCGACCGACGGCCTGGGGGTACGCGATCCGGAGCGGCGCGCCCGGCACGAGTCGGCGATCAACCGGTTCCGGGGGCGCTGA